The following coding sequences lie in one Paenibacillus durus ATCC 35681 genomic window:
- a CDS encoding DoxX family protein, which yields MEPLIVLVVVTLVILIAGVAGVSRLRPWPVALRGGLAAMFILTGSVHFFYMRTEIIKMVPPILPYPDLIVTLTGVLELAGAIGLLWRPTVTWAAGGLSLLLLVMFPANLYIAINGLATSPEDKLIPRTLMQILFLSVSLAIWMFYRRHRSVRKHGNDFGLSK from the coding sequence ATGGAACCGCTTATTGTGCTCGTTGTCGTCACGCTTGTCATTCTCATTGCAGGAGTTGCTGGGGTAAGCCGTTTGCGCCCATGGCCCGTTGCGCTTCGAGGCGGTCTTGCAGCGATGTTCATTTTAACCGGCTCAGTTCATTTCTTTTATATGCGGACAGAGATTATTAAAATGGTTCCTCCTATCTTGCCGTATCCCGACCTGATTGTAACGCTCACCGGTGTACTGGAATTGGCCGGGGCAATAGGTTTACTATGGCGTCCCACTGTTACATGGGCAGCCGGCGGGCTCTCACTTCTACTGCTTGTCATGTTCCCTGCCAATCTTTATATAGCTATTAATGGCCTTGCGACAAGTCCGGAGGATAAATTGATTCCCCGCACCCTAATGCAAATTCTCTTCCTTTCCGTAAGCCTTGCAATATGGATGTTTTACCGCCGTCATCGATCTGTTAGGAAACACGGTAATGATTTCGGACTGTCCAAATGA
- a CDS encoding stalk domain-containing protein, with translation MYLPLRSVSQLLGAKVDYDGKRKWVKIQLNNHVLEINMMTNQTFYDSAEIQTDVKPTVQPAKSVCSLS, from the coding sequence TTGTATCTGCCCCTGCGTTCAGTAAGTCAGTTGCTAGGAGCTAAGGTAGATTATGATGGGAAAAGAAAGTGGGTCAAAATCCAGTTAAACAACCACGTTCTAGAAATCAATATGATGACCAATCAGACGTTCTATGACAGTGCAGAAATCCAAACAGATGTTAAACCTACAGTTCAACCAGCAAAGTCTGTTTGTTCCCTTTCGTGA
- a CDS encoding MFS transporter yields MKKAQDISILSLSLITGVATLLSASIPSLVEYYSNYHLGSIESLVTVPSLGSIFTIIFNSFFVKKMGMKKTVLLGIFLVTISGVLPFFMSNFVVVFLLRFVLGLGIGLFSPHAISLISIFYEGQKKATLLGMQVGISALGNSIFLLLAAIVIHYHWQSIYLLHLILIPIFFLIFKFVPEVPTQVTHEKTGNRFAISKQAVIYLSLCLWTFIIIFGVQLKVPTLLSGLENGNTSLGGLTLSLMNLMGLFAGVLFGFLLKRFHYRLFAFGYIGAGIMVLVLALSSNVILSMISAILFNFIYSFTGPYIILQLNTFTPNHEIAKINSLFSLMIIGSQFIAPIFWNTFSTIINASTIQLLLYIAIMLIGTGLLVGYNLKEKR; encoded by the coding sequence ATGAAAAAAGCACAGGATATAAGTATTCTTTCTCTTTCGTTAATTACTGGAGTTGCCACCTTGTTATCGGCTTCAATTCCTTCTTTAGTTGAATATTATTCGAATTATCATTTAGGAAGTATCGAAAGTCTGGTGACAGTTCCTAGTTTAGGGTCTATTTTTACAATTATTTTTAATTCGTTCTTTGTAAAAAAGATGGGAATGAAAAAAACAGTATTATTAGGTATTTTTCTTGTTACAATTTCAGGAGTACTTCCATTTTTCATGTCTAATTTTGTCGTTGTGTTTTTGTTACGGTTTGTTTTAGGACTAGGAATAGGATTATTTTCACCACATGCGATTTCACTGATTTCTATTTTCTATGAAGGACAGAAGAAAGCTACTTTATTAGGAATGCAAGTGGGGATATCTGCTTTAGGAAATTCTATCTTTTTATTGTTAGCTGCTATAGTGATTCATTACCATTGGCAATCGATTTATCTTTTACATTTAATTTTGATCCCTATTTTCTTTTTGATTTTTAAATTTGTTCCAGAAGTACCTACACAAGTAACACATGAAAAAACAGGAAATCGTTTTGCTATTTCAAAACAGGCAGTGATATACCTATCGCTTTGTTTGTGGACATTTATTATTATATTTGGGGTTCAATTGAAAGTACCAACATTACTTTCTGGTCTAGAAAATGGCAACACGTCATTAGGTGGTTTAACCCTAAGCTTAATGAACTTAATGGGATTATTTGCTGGCGTATTATTTGGTTTTCTTTTAAAAAGATTCCACTATCGTTTGTTTGCTTTCGGTTATATTGGCGCAGGTATAATGGTATTAGTACTAGCGCTATCCTCAAATGTTATTCTTAGTATGATCAGTGCGATTCTGTTTAATTTTATTTATTCCTTTACAGGACCATATATCATTTTACAACTAAATACCTTTACACCCAATCATGAAATTGCGAAAATCAATTCTTTGTTTTCGTTGATGATTATTGGTAGTCAATTCATTGCACCGATATTCTGGAATACTTTTTCAACTATTATAAATGCTTCAACTATCCAACTACTTCTGTATATTGCTATCATGCTGATTGGAACAGGTTTGTTGGTTGGCTATAACTTAAAAGAAAAGAGATAA
- a CDS encoding sugar O-acetyltransferase, producing MRTERERMMAGKLYKGDSELRKMNKRNRRILHMYNSTTVDESAKRVELLKELLGKTGENVYFESPFRCDYGDHIYLGENFYANFDCIMLDVAPITIGDNVLFGPRVGVYTAGHPIDAEVRISGLEFGTPITIGDNVWVGGDTVINPGVTIGNNVVIGSGSVVTKDIPDNVVAAGNPCRVLREVTDEDKAYWTKLKEEYEQEMID from the coding sequence ATGCGCACAGAAAGAGAACGAATGATGGCTGGAAAATTGTACAAAGGAGATAGTGAATTGCGAAAAATGAATAAGAGAAATCGTCGCATTCTCCATATGTATAATTCAACCACAGTTGATGAATCAGCTAAACGAGTAGAGTTATTAAAAGAGTTATTAGGAAAAACTGGTGAGAATGTTTACTTTGAATCCCCTTTTAGATGTGACTATGGTGATCATATTTATTTAGGTGAGAATTTTTATGCCAATTTCGACTGTATTATGCTAGATGTTGCACCAATTACCATTGGTGATAATGTCTTATTTGGTCCTAGAGTGGGAGTCTACACTGCAGGTCATCCAATTGATGCCGAAGTAAGAATCTCTGGACTTGAATTTGGGACACCAATCACAATTGGTGATAATGTTTGGGTAGGCGGCGACACAGTAATTAATCCAGGAGTGACGATTGGGAATAATGTGGTCATTGGTTCGGGTTCAGTTGTTACCAAAGACATTCCGGATAATGTCGTAGCTGCTGGTAATCCTTGCAGAGTATTGCGAGAAGTAACAGACGAAGATAAAGCTTATTGGACGAAATTAAAAGAAGAGTACGAACAAGAAATGATTGACTAG
- a CDS encoding ROK family protein, whose translation MKSQKPNDLKQHNIQAIRKLFIEQQHYLTKTEIARRTSLSVVTTNKLISEMIDAGELLALQQSVFTGGRKAMIYQLNKEYKYILTIRFYENDKKHTALLTVSNLYHECITTKILHLSENNIDCVWHEIITLLNDYSNISVIVIGIPGVEIDGEFKIMDFSSMKNINLRTQLKRITDLPVIIENDINAATYGFAKKKSTKEIVAGVYYLENYPPGSALVVHDRIFRGANGLSGELKHLSYYENLQFPVVNRSEVAALVEQSLRPIISMYDPHEVVIFDTNQLITEEIWGKISEKINQVFPYGYMANFKIYHDLSESYLIGLNELGLKIILEHPF comes from the coding sequence ATGAAATCTCAAAAACCTAATGATTTAAAACAACATAACATCCAAGCTATTCGCAAACTATTTATTGAACAACAACACTATCTAACGAAAACCGAAATTGCTCGTAGAACTTCTTTAAGTGTGGTAACGACCAATAAATTAATTAGTGAAATGATTGATGCTGGCGAGCTGCTTGCTCTTCAACAGTCTGTTTTTACAGGTGGTAGAAAAGCAATGATCTATCAATTAAACAAAGAGTATAAATATATTTTGACTATTCGTTTTTATGAAAATGATAAAAAACATACGGCATTGCTAACAGTATCTAATTTATATCATGAATGTATCACAACCAAAATTCTTCACTTGTCAGAAAATAATATTGATTGTGTTTGGCACGAAATAATAACACTTCTGAATGACTATTCGAACATATCCGTTATTGTCATTGGTATTCCAGGAGTGGAAATTGATGGCGAGTTTAAAATCATGGATTTTTCTTCAATGAAAAATATTAATCTTCGAACACAATTAAAAAGAATTACAGATTTACCTGTTATTATAGAAAATGACATTAATGCGGCTACCTATGGATTTGCGAAGAAAAAAAGTACAAAAGAGATTGTAGCAGGAGTGTACTATCTAGAAAACTATCCTCCAGGTTCGGCATTAGTTGTTCATGATCGCATTTTTCGCGGTGCAAATGGTTTGAGCGGTGAATTGAAGCACCTTTCCTATTATGAAAATTTACAATTTCCTGTAGTAAATCGCTCAGAAGTAGCAGCACTTGTGGAACAATCACTTCGACCAATCATTAGTATGTATGATCCGCATGAAGTAGTTATTTTTGACACAAATCAATTGATTACAGAAGAAATATGGGGGAAAATATCTGAAAAAATAAATCAAGTCTTTCCATATGGCTATATGGCAAATTTTAAGATTTATCATGATTTATCTGAATCGTATTTAATCGGACTTAATGAACTAGGATTAAAGATTATTCTGGAGCATCCATTTTAA
- a CDS encoding sugar O-acetyltransferase produces MNLEEQRQRILSGAMYNDLTKELIEAREKAVLLTNQYNASFGQSSEVRETILKQLLKFTGKRAHFEPNFRCEFGFNISVGNNFYANFDCVMLDGGGIEIGDNVLFGPRVGIYTSNHAIDATERVAGGCYAKKVTIGNNVWVGAGVHINQGVTIGDNSIIGSGSVVNKDIPANVIAAGVPCKVIREITEKDKTGFQP; encoded by the coding sequence ATGAATTTAGAAGAACAAAGACAACGAATACTAAGTGGCGCCATGTACAATGATTTAACAAAAGAACTAATAGAAGCTAGAGAAAAAGCAGTATTGCTTACTAATCAATACAATGCAAGCTTTGGTCAGTCTTCAGAAGTTCGAGAAACAATCTTAAAACAACTATTGAAATTTACAGGAAAAAGAGCTCATTTTGAACCAAATTTTAGATGCGAATTTGGTTTCAATATTTCTGTTGGGAATAATTTCTATGCCAATTTTGATTGTGTCATGTTAGATGGTGGTGGAATTGAAATTGGAGACAATGTGCTGTTTGGACCGAGAGTGGGAATCTACACATCGAATCATGCGATTGATGCGACAGAACGTGTAGCGGGAGGATGTTATGCGAAAAAAGTAACCATTGGAAATAATGTCTGGGTTGGCGCTGGCGTCCATATCAATCAAGGCGTAACGATCGGTGACAACTCCATTATTGGTTCGGGAAGTGTTGTAAATAAAGACATTCCAGCTAATGTAATCGCTGCGGGTGTTCCATGTAAAGTTATTCGAGAAATTACTGAGAAAGATAAGACCGGATTTCAACCGTAA